The genomic DNA AGATGAACATCCATGTGCTGCTCCAGTTGCTCATTATTTGGGAATATCTGAAAGCAGACCTGGCATATAGTCTCTCCAGCTGATAAGTGAGATATCATATGCCGTACATGGTcatgttttctgaagtttcctTGATCACAAATGGAACAGACATACCTGGCCATTCCTTTGTGCATATCATTGTGGAGCCGCAACTGGCGTTCCCTTAAGAACTGCTTCCCACATGTCTGACAAACAAACTGTTTTTCCTTGGTGTGAACAGTATAGTGTTCCCGCAAGTGACACCGCTGATAAAATCCTTTCCCGCAAAGATTGCAGAAATGCTTACGTCTGTGATCTCTTTCATTCTCTTCCATAATGGAATTCTTAAACAGATCTTGCTCTAGGCAGTTTGACATATGTTCAACCACTAGGTTTTCAGTTTCAAAACGCTGACCGCAATTAGGACATCGGAAGGGACATGCAGAATGCttatataattgttttttttGAAGACTGTTCATTTGGAAATGACCATCCCTGAAGTCCTCTAGCATCTCTGCAAACATCATGTCCCTTATTTCTGACTGTTCCTCAGCATTTTCTTCCAAGtccattttttcctcagaatttcTTATACCATTCATGGTCAGATCCTGGGGTTCTCCACAGGTCTGTGCGTGATCCTGTAACTGTTTACCTTTGACTAGTATTTGACCACACTTGCCACAAGCACATATATTTTCTATGTGTTTGGATAAATAATGAGAGGATAGATCTTCCTCAGTGATTGTTAGCCCGCAAAGTTCACAGGGAGCATTCTCCACATCTTCCTGCACTGAAGGAGCTTTCCTGCTAAGGTGCCGTggactttttaaacattttctttcatcctcGTCCATGGATAAACGGGGTTTTAAAGTCTTGCGAGCATTTCTCTTCTCCCTGATCTCTTCCTCAACATAGTATCTGTAAAGCGGCTCTTCCTGTTCATCATCGAGGTCATCGTTGTCAGAAGACTCATTGCAGTCTTTATCTGTCactttaataatattaaaatctTTCAGCTCATCTGCAGGATTGTCCTCTGGTTCCATCTTGATAATAATCCTCTTCCTCTCAGAGGCTCTACTTCCTTCTTCACCTGAC from Struthio camelus isolate bStrCam1 chromosome 5, bStrCam1.hap1, whole genome shotgun sequence includes the following:
- the ZBTB1 gene encoding zinc finger and BTB domain-containing protein 1 isoform X3, which codes for MARTSHSNYVLQQLNNQREWGFLCDCCIAIDDIYFQAHKAVLAACSSYFRMFFMNHQHTTAQLNLSNMKISAECFDLILQFMYLGKIMTAPANFEQFKVAMNYLQLYNVPECLEDIQDTDSSSLKCSSSASSTQNSKMIFGVRMYEDTVARNGSEVNRWGVEPPSSTVNTSHNKEPDEEALQLGSFPEQLFDVCKKSTTSKFSHTKDRVSHSRRFGRSFTCDSCGFSFSCEKLLDEHVLTCTNRHSYQSARYYGAEKIDFNEKDSSSKILSAQTEKYKGDTSQAADDSSSPVSNITSRKSSTVASETSGEEGSRASERKRIIIKMEPEDNPADELKDFNIIKVTDKDCNESSDNDDLDDEQEEPLYRYYVEEEIREKRNARKTLKPRLSMDEDERKCLKSPRHLSRKAPSVQEDVENAPCELCGLTITEEDLSSHYLSKHIENICACGKCGQILVKGKQLQDHAQTCGEPQDLTMNGIRNSEEKMDLEENAEEQSEIRDMMFAEMLEDFRDGHFQMNSLQKKQLYKHSACPFRCPNCGQRFETENLVVEHMSNCLEQDLFKNSIMEENERDHRRKHFCNLCGKGFYQRCHLREHYTVHTKEKQFVCQTCGKQFLRERQLRLHNDMHKGMASSEIGTSKLLNN
- the ZBTB1 gene encoding zinc finger and BTB domain-containing protein 1 isoform X1, which translates into the protein MARTSHSNYVLQQLNNQREWGFLCDCCIAIDDIYFQAHKAVLAACSSYFRMFFMNHQHTTAQLNLSNMKISAECFDLILQFMYLGKIMTAPANFEQFKVAMNYLQLYNVPECLEDIQDTDSSSLKCSSSASSTQNSKMIFGVRMYEDTVARNGSEVNRWGVEPPSSTVNTSHNKEPDEEALQLGSFPEQLFDVCKKSTTSKFSHTKDRVSHSRRFGRSFTCDSCGFSFSCEKLLDEHVLTCTNRHSYQSARYYGAEKIDFNEKDSSSKILSAQTEKYKGDTSQAADDSSSPVSNITSRKSSTVASETSGEEGSRASERKRIIIKMEPEDNPADELKDFNIIKVTDKDCNESSDNDDLDDEQEEPLYRYYVEEEIREKRNARKTLKPRLSMDEDERKCLKSPRHLSRKAPSVQEDVENAPCELCGLTITEEDLSSHYLSKHIENICACGKCGQILVKGKQLQDHAQTCGEPQDLTMNGIRNSEEKMDLEENAEEQSEIRDMMFAEMLEDFRDGHFQMNSLQKKQLYKHSACPFRCPNCGQRFETENLVVEHMSNCLEQDLFKNSIMEENERDHRRKHFCNLCGKGFYQRCHLREHYTVHTKEKQFVCQTCGKQFLRERQLRLHNDMHKGMARYVCSICDQGNFRKHDHVRHMISHLSAGETICQVCFQIFPNNEQLEQHMDVHLYTCGVCGAKFNLRKDMRSHYNAKHLKRT